The following are encoded together in the Microbacterium hatanonis genome:
- the der gene encoding ribosome biogenesis GTPase Der: MGDEEEYEGGPDQLEEKLADLDEELAEQRAAALRATLDDFDLDAEDAELLAGITASGDAIEYLPALPVVAIVGRPNVGKSALVNRIIGRREAVVEDTPGVTRDRVTYKAEWADRRYSLVDTGGWEPDARGIDKSVALQAEVAIELCDVVLFVVDAMVGATSTDEQVVRLLRRSGKPVFLVANKVDDARHESEAAALWSLGLGEPYPVSAIHGRGVADLLDAVMKVLPEVSAVAGHEIGGPRRVAILGRPNVGKSSLLNKAAGEERVVVNELAGTTRDPVDEIVELGGKVWRLVDTAGIRRRVHLQQGADFYASLRTSAALEKAEVAVVVLDVSQTLSEQDVRIIDLVLESGRALVLAFNKWDLMNTPEMENQDRRRYLEREIEQDLAHVAWAPRVNISARTGRHLDKLVPALETALESWDLRIPTGKFNAFLAELVAEHPHPLRGGKQPRILFGTQASTRPPTFVLFTTGFLDPGYRRFIQRRLREIYGFEGSPIVLNMRVRERRQR; encoded by the coding sequence ATGGGCGATGAAGAAGAGTACGAGGGCGGTCCCGACCAGCTCGAAGAGAAGCTCGCCGACCTCGACGAGGAACTCGCCGAACAGCGCGCGGCGGCCCTGCGCGCGACGCTGGACGATTTCGATCTCGACGCGGAGGATGCCGAGCTGCTCGCCGGCATCACGGCCAGCGGCGATGCGATCGAGTACCTGCCGGCGCTGCCGGTCGTCGCGATCGTCGGTCGCCCGAACGTCGGCAAGTCGGCGCTCGTGAACCGCATCATCGGGCGTCGTGAGGCGGTCGTCGAAGACACCCCCGGCGTGACGCGCGACCGCGTCACGTACAAGGCCGAGTGGGCCGACCGCCGCTACTCGCTGGTCGACACCGGCGGGTGGGAGCCCGACGCCCGCGGCATCGACAAGTCGGTCGCCCTGCAGGCCGAGGTCGCCATCGAGCTGTGCGACGTCGTGCTGTTCGTCGTCGACGCCATGGTGGGCGCCACGTCCACCGACGAGCAGGTCGTGCGCCTCCTCCGTCGCAGCGGCAAGCCCGTCTTCCTCGTCGCCAACAAGGTCGACGACGCGCGCCACGAGTCGGAGGCCGCCGCGCTCTGGAGCCTGGGTCTCGGCGAGCCGTACCCCGTCTCGGCGATCCACGGTCGCGGTGTCGCCGACCTGCTCGATGCGGTCATGAAGGTGCTGCCCGAGGTCTCGGCCGTCGCCGGCCACGAGATCGGCGGACCCCGTCGCGTCGCGATCCTCGGTCGCCCGAACGTCGGCAAGTCGTCGCTGCTGAACAAGGCCGCCGGTGAGGAGCGGGTCGTCGTCAACGAGCTCGCGGGCACGACTCGCGACCCGGTCGACGAGATCGTCGAGCTCGGCGGTAAGGTCTGGCGCCTGGTCGACACCGCCGGCATCCGTCGTCGGGTGCACCTGCAGCAGGGTGCCGACTTCTACGCATCGCTTCGCACCTCGGCCGCGCTCGAGAAAGCGGAGGTGGCCGTCGTCGTGCTCGACGTCTCGCAGACGCTGAGCGAGCAGGACGTGCGCATCATCGATCTCGTTCTCGAGTCGGGTCGTGCTCTGGTTCTCGCTTTCAACAAGTGGGACCTCATGAACACCCCGGAGATGGAGAACCAGGATCGTCGCCGCTACCTGGAGCGCGAGATCGAGCAGGACCTTGCGCACGTCGCCTGGGCGCCGCGCGTGAACATCTCGGCGCGCACCGGGCGTCACCTCGACAAGCTCGTTCCGGCGCTCGAGACGGCGCTGGAGTCGTGGGATCTGCGTATCCCGACCGGCAAGTTCAACGCGTTCCTCGCCGAGCTGGTCGCCGAGCACCCGCATCCGCTCCGCGGCGGCAAGCAGCCCCGCATTCTGTTCGGCACCCAGGCGTCGACGCGTCCGCCGACCTTCGTGCTGTTCACGACGGGCTTCCTCGACCCGGGCTACCGTCGCTTCATCCAGCGTCGCCTGCGCGAGATCTACGGCTTCGAGGGAAGCCCGATCGTGCTCAACATGCGCGTGCGCGAGCGTCGCCAGCGCTGA
- a CDS encoding pseudouridine synthase: MTEMDTEGVRLQKVLANAGVASRRVSEDLIVAGRVRVNGVVVTELGSRIDPETDLVDVDGVAVQLDMSKRYVILNKPTGVVSSMRDDRGRPDLRQYTDEWPERLYNVGRLDADTSGLLILTNDGDLAHVLAHPSFGVTKMYIAKVEGRVSPQTIATLTKGVELEDGPIAADKARLLDASEDFSIVELTLHSGRNRIVRRMMAEVGHPVVDLVRRRFGPLSLGPLPVGRARELTTIERGALLTLSRRDGGTEPAADDAPPRTDDPSAEE; encoded by the coding sequence ATGACGGAGATGGACACCGAGGGCGTTCGCTTGCAGAAGGTGCTGGCCAATGCGGGAGTCGCCTCGCGGCGGGTGAGCGAAGACCTGATCGTGGCGGGACGGGTGCGCGTGAACGGCGTCGTCGTCACCGAGCTCGGCAGTCGTATCGACCCCGAAACCGACCTCGTCGACGTCGACGGGGTGGCCGTGCAGCTCGACATGTCGAAGAGGTACGTCATCCTCAACAAGCCCACCGGGGTGGTGAGCTCGATGCGCGACGACCGCGGTCGCCCCGATCTGCGCCAGTACACCGACGAATGGCCCGAGCGGCTCTACAACGTCGGTCGACTCGACGCCGACACGAGCGGTCTGCTGATCCTGACGAACGACGGCGACCTCGCTCACGTGCTCGCCCACCCCTCGTTCGGGGTCACCAAGATGTACATCGCGAAGGTCGAGGGGCGCGTCTCGCCGCAGACGATCGCCACCCTCACCAAGGGCGTCGAGCTCGAGGACGGGCCGATCGCCGCCGACAAGGCGCGTCTGCTGGATGCCTCGGAGGACTTCAGCATCGTCGAGCTGACGCTGCACTCGGGGCGCAATCGGATCGTGCGCCGCATGATGGCCGAGGTGGGTCACCCCGTCGTCGACCTGGTCCGGCGGCGTTTCGGTCCGCTCTCCCTGGGTCCGCTCCCGGTCGGACGCGCGCGCGAATTGACTACGATAGAGCGCGGCGCACTGCTCACTCTGTCGCGTCGTGACGGTGGCACCGAACCCGCCGCCGACGACGCCCCTCCCCGCACGGACGATCCGTCGGCCGAAGAGTGA
- the cmk gene encoding (d)CMP kinase — MTDSRPFDESVVVAIDGPAGSGKSSVSKGVAARLGYGYLDTGAVYRALAWSMVEAGRDTDDAASALEAFESLDVHISLEPHDFAITVGGTDVAAAIREPRVTAAVSGVARVAGVREGLNGLFRSLVAQSARPGVVVEGRDITTVVAPDAPVRILLTADPEVRAARRSAELEGQDAATVADAIRRRDASDSAVVDFQTAADGVTVVDSTHLDFEQTVSAVLEVVDQKMGAHHGR; from the coding sequence ATGACTGATTCCCGCCCGTTCGACGAGAGCGTCGTCGTCGCCATCGACGGTCCGGCCGGCAGTGGCAAATCGAGCGTCTCGAAGGGCGTCGCGGCACGACTCGGGTACGGCTACCTTGACACCGGCGCCGTCTATCGCGCGCTGGCGTGGTCGATGGTCGAGGCCGGCCGCGACACCGACGACGCCGCTTCGGCGCTCGAGGCCTTCGAGTCGCTCGACGTGCACATCTCGCTCGAGCCCCACGACTTCGCGATCACCGTGGGCGGCACCGACGTCGCCGCCGCGATCCGCGAGCCCCGCGTGACCGCCGCCGTCAGCGGCGTGGCCCGCGTCGCGGGTGTGCGCGAAGGCCTCAACGGCCTGTTCCGCTCGCTCGTCGCGCAGTCGGCCCGGCCCGGCGTGGTCGTCGAGGGTCGCGACATCACCACCGTCGTCGCGCCCGACGCGCCCGTCCGCATCCTCCTCACCGCCGACCCGGAGGTGCGTGCCGCGAGGCGCAGCGCCGAGCTGGAGGGCCAGGATGCGGCGACCGTGGCCGACGCGATCCGGCGGCGCGACGCATCCGACTCCGCGGTCGTCGATTTCCAGACGGCCGCCGACGGCGTGACCGTCGTCGATTCCACACACTTGGACTTCGAGCAGACGGTCTCGGCCGTGCTCGAGGTCGTCGATCAGAAGATGGGAGCCCACCATGGGCGATGA
- a CDS encoding NUDIX hydrolase translates to MTIVPPAPGEPRRPHGPRDPGDAWVETPEGERYWGRFGAAGLLALDPDRGVLLQHRVSWSHHGDTWALPGGARHQGESAHDAALRESAEEAGVPAGSVAPRFVNVFDLGVWSYTTLVGDVVEPFEPVISDPESRALAWVPVGEVDQRPLHPSFADAWAILRPLLEVRPTVVVDVANVMGSVPDGWWRDRAGAADRLIQRMGALAASGVPASALGLGATGWFAPIVAVVEGQAKAVDAAPEGVVIVRAEASGDDEIVAQTAALADPTAAVVVTSDRELADRVRALGATVHGAGWLLDLLA, encoded by the coding sequence ATGACGATCGTGCCGCCCGCTCCCGGTGAGCCGCGTCGCCCGCACGGGCCGCGCGATCCCGGAGATGCGTGGGTCGAGACGCCCGAGGGCGAGCGCTACTGGGGGCGGTTCGGTGCCGCGGGGCTGCTCGCCCTCGACCCGGATCGCGGGGTGCTGCTGCAGCATCGCGTCTCGTGGAGTCACCACGGCGACACCTGGGCACTCCCGGGCGGGGCACGGCATCAGGGCGAGTCGGCTCACGATGCGGCCCTGCGCGAATCGGCGGAGGAGGCCGGGGTTCCGGCCGGGTCGGTCGCACCGCGGTTCGTGAACGTCTTCGATCTGGGCGTCTGGAGCTACACGACCCTCGTCGGCGATGTCGTCGAACCCTTCGAGCCGGTGATCAGTGATCCCGAGAGTCGCGCGCTCGCGTGGGTGCCGGTCGGTGAGGTCGATCAGAGGCCCCTTCACCCGTCGTTCGCCGACGCGTGGGCGATCTTGCGTCCCCTGCTGGAGGTGCGCCCGACGGTCGTCGTCGACGTCGCGAACGTCATGGGTTCGGTGCCCGACGGCTGGTGGCGCGATCGGGCCGGCGCCGCCGACCGGCTCATCCAGCGGATGGGTGCGCTCGCCGCGTCGGGCGTACCCGCGTCCGCGCTGGGTCTCGGGGCGACCGGGTGGTTCGCCCCGATCGTCGCGGTCGTCGAGGGTCAGGCGAAGGCGGTGGATGCTGCGCCCGAGGGTGTCGTGATCGTTCGAGCCGAAGCATCCGGCGACGACGAGATCGTCGCGCAGACCGCGGCGCTCGCCGACCCCACGGCCGCGGTCGTCGTCACGAGCGACCGCGAGCTCGCCGATCGCGTGCGCGCCCTCGGCGCCACGGTGCACGGCGCGGGATGGCTGCTCGACCTGCTGGCCTAG
- a CDS encoding lysoplasmalogenase: MHEQRTATLPTWTWGFAPYVVLSVVHVVALGLGADSLAGPTKLLLMPALAIAVLWAGRGTAWGSPFSLLFVAIALSWLGDGAATFFPFAPELPVMLGCFGLAHLAYIWLFARVLPTRSLPAWTVVYALWWGILLAVLWPRLGALTVAVAIYGVVLAGTAATAASTNRIITIGAAFFLASDTLLAFRLFTPEAMPPVTSPLVMLTYTVGQGLIAAGVVIAVRLRERTTAR; the protein is encoded by the coding sequence ATGCACGAGCAACGAACGGCGACGCTGCCGACGTGGACGTGGGGCTTCGCGCCCTACGTGGTGCTGTCGGTCGTCCACGTCGTCGCTCTCGGACTCGGCGCCGATTCCTTGGCCGGTCCGACCAAGCTCCTCCTGATGCCGGCGCTGGCGATCGCGGTGCTGTGGGCCGGTCGAGGTACGGCCTGGGGCTCGCCGTTCTCGCTGCTCTTCGTCGCGATCGCGCTGTCGTGGCTCGGTGACGGCGCGGCGACGTTCTTCCCGTTCGCGCCCGAGCTGCCGGTGATGCTCGGATGCTTCGGGCTCGCCCACCTGGCATACATCTGGCTCTTCGCGCGCGTGCTCCCCACACGCTCGCTCCCCGCCTGGACCGTGGTGTACGCGCTGTGGTGGGGCATCCTGCTCGCGGTGCTGTGGCCGCGCCTGGGAGCGCTGACGGTCGCCGTCGCGATCTACGGAGTGGTGCTCGCGGGAACGGCCGCCACCGCCGCTAGCACCAACCGGATCATCACGATCGGGGCGGCGTTCTTCCTCGCCTCCGACACGTTGCTCGCGTTCCGCCTCTTCACCCCCGAGGCGATGCCGCCGGTGACCAGCCCGCTCGTCATGCTGACGTATACCGTCGGTCAGGGCCTGATCGCGGCGGGCGTCGTGATCGCCGTGCGGCTGCGGGAACGGACGACCGCCCGATGA
- a CDS encoding HNH endonuclease signature motif containing protein, with the protein MSFFDDIDQHLDVLRDVVGEVDAGALPSTVAGSRDADVLRVIRESTTVIEALAALRIAASGVLAARSRREQGHGGVAAGEGHRSAVSLVQEITGTTRTEAAKQVRLGESLLDGAKLLGTTRARSAEGEPDAADAGGGAGPASAVREPWHAPLGRAQLAGTLSAAQHHAILHGLGDPPAPGDPAVDAEFAEAWSLAASQLSAEAAHRTVEELAAAARTIRDRLDPVGAEERFAARFDGRSFRMWKDAHGVAHGHLTFDDESAVFLQSVFDSALRPRRGGPRFVADDEKAAAAELQDDPRTNTQLEFDLLLDILRAGVLADAKAVHGARQAGVRIVVTDNAWEKSHAGVPAIAHLEDGLTALPAWAAAQRACDGGTRTIWIDGTGEPLHLGREQRLYSSGQRVTLAIRDGGCRWPSCDRPASMCEAHHIDPYSEGGRTDVDRGVLLCRFHHMQLHHHRWRITREDGEEFVLHPPAGKGAPVTLAPRLALAFAWADVSPPLPRFRKPPGAAVPTN; encoded by the coding sequence ATGAGCTTCTTCGACGACATCGACCAGCACCTCGACGTGCTGCGTGACGTCGTCGGCGAGGTCGATGCCGGCGCGCTGCCGTCGACGGTCGCCGGGTCGCGCGATGCCGACGTGCTGCGGGTGATTCGCGAATCGACGACGGTCATCGAGGCACTCGCTGCGCTGCGCATCGCTGCCTCAGGAGTGCTCGCCGCGCGGTCCCGGCGCGAGCAGGGCCACGGCGGCGTGGCCGCCGGCGAGGGTCATCGAAGCGCAGTGAGTCTGGTGCAGGAGATCACCGGCACGACCCGCACCGAAGCCGCGAAACAGGTGAGGCTGGGCGAGTCGCTGCTCGACGGCGCGAAACTGCTCGGTACGACACGGGCGCGGTCGGCCGAGGGCGAGCCGGATGCTGCGGACGCCGGAGGCGGCGCAGGCCCGGCGAGTGCCGTGCGCGAGCCGTGGCATGCTCCGCTCGGGCGCGCGCAGTTGGCCGGAACGCTGAGTGCGGCGCAGCACCACGCGATCCTCCATGGTCTCGGCGACCCGCCCGCGCCGGGCGACCCCGCCGTCGACGCCGAGTTCGCCGAAGCGTGGTCGCTGGCGGCGTCCCAGCTGTCGGCGGAGGCCGCCCACCGTACGGTCGAGGAGCTCGCGGCCGCGGCGCGGACCATCCGCGACCGGCTCGACCCTGTCGGGGCGGAGGAGCGGTTCGCTGCACGGTTCGACGGCCGGTCGTTCCGCATGTGGAAAGACGCGCACGGCGTCGCGCACGGGCACCTCACCTTCGACGACGAGTCGGCGGTGTTCCTGCAGAGCGTGTTCGACTCCGCCCTGCGTCCTCGCCGCGGCGGACCCCGCTTCGTCGCCGACGACGAGAAGGCCGCCGCCGCCGAGCTGCAGGACGACCCGCGCACCAACACCCAACTCGAGTTCGATCTGCTCCTCGACATCCTGCGCGCCGGCGTCCTCGCCGACGCCAAAGCCGTGCACGGCGCCCGCCAAGCCGGGGTGCGCATCGTCGTCACCGATAACGCGTGGGAGAAGAGTCACGCCGGAGTCCCGGCGATCGCACACCTTGAGGACGGGCTCACAGCCCTCCCCGCCTGGGCCGCCGCGCAACGCGCGTGCGACGGCGGCACCCGCACCATCTGGATCGACGGCACCGGCGAACCGCTCCACCTCGGACGCGAGCAGCGCCTCTACAGCTCCGGGCAGCGCGTCACCCTCGCCATCCGCGACGGTGGATGCCGCTGGCCCAGCTGCGACCGCCCCGCCTCGATGTGCGAGGCCCATCACATCGACCCCTACTCCGAGGGCGGCCGAACCGACGTCGACCGCGGCGTCCTCCTCTGCCGGTTCCACCACATGCAGCTCCACCACCACCGATGGCGCATCACCCGGGAAGATGGGGAGGAATTCGTCCTGCACCCGCCCGCCGGAAAAGGCGCACCCGTCACGCTCGCCCCACGGCTCGCGCTCGCCTTCGCGTGGGCCGACGTCTCCCCGCCGCTTCCCCGGTTCCGTAAGCCACCGGGGGCGGCAGTGCCGACGAACTAG
- a CDS encoding RNA-binding S4 domain-containing protein codes for MTGASARVDAWLWAVRVYKTRSLATAACRAGHVRVNGEKAKAAQQVRPGDELRVRIAGFDRILVVRDTIVKRVGAVQAAAAAEDRTPPPPPRESTPFVPVRDRGAGRPTKRDRRDIEKLRGRDLEH; via the coding sequence ATGACGGGGGCATCCGCGCGCGTCGACGCCTGGCTGTGGGCCGTGCGTGTCTACAAGACCCGGTCACTGGCGACGGCCGCCTGCCGCGCCGGCCACGTGCGCGTCAACGGCGAGAAGGCGAAGGCCGCCCAGCAGGTGCGGCCCGGCGACGAGCTGCGCGTGCGCATCGCCGGGTTCGACCGCATCCTCGTCGTGCGCGATACGATCGTGAAGCGGGTCGGCGCCGTGCAGGCCGCGGCCGCCGCGGAAGACCGCACTCCCCCGCCGCCCCCGCGCGAGAGCACGCCCTTCGTGCCGGTGCGCGACCGGGGAGCCGGTCGCCCCACCAAACGCGATCGACGAGACATCGAGAAGCTCCGCGGGCGCGACCTCGAGCACTGA
- a CDS encoding prephenate dehydrogenase encodes MSDSTASSVRPPVALAPRVRGTVRVVGAGLLGASVGHALTALGVDVALDDTSPAQLRLAVDYGAGRLPRPDDAPSLVVVAVPPDVTADVIERELAAHPGAVVTDVASVKLEPLRALQARGVDLSRYIGSHPLAGRERGGAISARADIFIGRPWVVCRDGETTAADLALVEALALDLGATPIEMTPEEHDRSVAVVSHVPQLVASLLAGRFVDAPDGSLRLAGQGVRDTTRIAASAPELWVQILGANAALVVDVLDDLAGDLSRVAEALRHPDAPGARRAVADTIRRGNDGVERLPGKHGQNRRFENIVVMVDDTPGQLGRLFGELGELSVNVEDLRLEHSPGAPFGLAEISVVPDAVHRASEGLQARGWRIANNTHD; translated from the coding sequence GTGAGCGATTCGACCGCGTCGTCCGTACGCCCGCCGGTGGCGTTGGCCCCGCGTGTGCGCGGCACCGTTCGCGTCGTCGGCGCCGGCCTCCTCGGCGCGAGCGTCGGTCACGCCCTCACCGCTCTCGGTGTCGACGTCGCCCTCGACGACACGTCTCCCGCGCAGCTGCGCCTCGCCGTCGACTACGGCGCGGGCCGACTTCCTCGTCCCGATGACGCGCCGTCGCTGGTGGTCGTCGCGGTGCCCCCCGACGTGACGGCCGACGTGATCGAGCGCGAGCTCGCCGCCCACCCCGGCGCCGTCGTGACCGACGTCGCGAGCGTGAAGCTCGAGCCGCTCCGCGCACTCCAGGCGCGCGGTGTCGACCTGTCCCGCTACATCGGGTCGCATCCCCTCGCCGGTCGCGAACGAGGCGGCGCCATCTCGGCGCGGGCCGACATCTTCATCGGGCGGCCGTGGGTGGTCTGCCGCGACGGTGAGACGACGGCGGCCGACCTCGCGCTGGTCGAGGCCCTGGCGCTCGACCTCGGCGCGACCCCGATCGAGATGACGCCCGAGGAGCACGACCGCTCGGTGGCCGTCGTCTCGCACGTGCCCCAGTTGGTCGCGAGCCTGCTCGCCGGACGCTTCGTCGACGCTCCCGACGGGTCGCTGCGTCTCGCCGGTCAGGGCGTGCGCGACACGACCCGTATCGCCGCCTCGGCGCCTGAGCTGTGGGTGCAGATCCTCGGAGCCAACGCGGCCCTCGTCGTGGATGTGCTCGACGATCTCGCCGGCGACCTCTCCCGCGTCGCCGAGGCGCTGCGCCACCCCGACGCACCGGGTGCGCGTCGCGCCGTCGCCGACACCATCCGTCGCGGCAACGACGGCGTCGAGCGTCTGCCCGGCAAGCACGGCCAGAACCGCCGCTTCGAAAACATCGTCGTCATGGTCGACGACACCCCCGGTCAGCTCGGTCGTCTCTTCGGCGAGCTCGGCGAGCTCTCCGTCAACGTCGAAGACCTCCGACTCGAGCACTCTCCGGGCGCGCCGTTCGGCCTCGCCGAGATCAGCGTCGTCCCCGATGCCGTCCACCGCGCCTCGGAGGGACTCCAGGCGCGCGGGTGGCGGATTGCGAACAACACCCATGACTGA